The proteins below come from a single uncultured Carboxylicivirga sp. genomic window:
- a CDS encoding glycogen debranching enzyme N-terminal domain-containing protein, whose product MSIEHLDKNQLVNLEYSLFKEILRTNRAGAYSSSSIVGCNTRKYHGLLVAPIEQLNNERYVLLSSLDVSIIQKNKIFNLGMHKYQGSHYEPKGHKYISDFTTYPTPKTTYRIGDVIISQEILLSEKESQVLLRYTIDESNAPVSLRLTPFLAFRNIHSLMHQNMNANTKFSPVENGISICLYDGFPTLYMQLHKNNEYIPNPDWYRNIEYIKEQNRGYHYSEDLYVPGFFEVDIKKGESIIFSAGTVEANPNSLKSKFTRELKKRVPRISLKNNLLNAAQQFIIQNKKETKLIAGYHWYEARLRDTLVALPGLTLFQKDRTDFALILKSAINQIKSEYLSGDEFIVKDIDVPLWLFWTFEMCVDYCYVDNGWEQFNKTIIAILERYKNTNNNSFKIIDGLIYAKVEDQPLTWMDAMVDNKPVTPRYGMPVEVNALWYNAIMFAVELAKQSGAKEFVAEWEPFAQQVKESFIKYFWLEEQGYLADCYDNGEQDKSIRPNQLLAAALPFSPLNSDQRKSVIDIIKKELVTQKGIRSLSPQDPKYKGIMEGTVAQRDLALHQGTAFPWLISFFADAYLSLHKQGGINYIKRLLEDYEKELGEHCLGTIAESYNGNPPHTAKGAVSMAWNVAGILKVIKSIEPYSL is encoded by the coding sequence GTCAACTTAGAATATTCTCTTTTTAAAGAAATTCTTCGAACCAACAGAGCAGGAGCCTATTCAAGCAGTTCAATAGTTGGCTGCAACACACGCAAATATCATGGTTTGCTTGTAGCACCTATTGAGCAGCTCAATAACGAAAGGTATGTCCTTTTGTCTTCTCTAGATGTAAGCATAATTCAAAAAAATAAAATCTTTAATCTTGGTATGCACAAATACCAGGGTAGTCATTACGAACCTAAAGGACACAAATATATATCTGACTTCACAACTTATCCCACACCTAAAACTACGTATCGGATTGGTGATGTCATAATTTCGCAAGAGATCCTTTTATCAGAAAAAGAATCTCAGGTTTTACTGCGATATACTATAGATGAATCTAACGCCCCTGTGTCATTACGACTTACTCCTTTTCTTGCTTTTAGGAACATACATAGCCTTATGCATCAAAACATGAATGCCAATACTAAATTCTCACCAGTTGAAAATGGTATTAGTATATGCTTATATGATGGTTTTCCTACTTTATATATGCAACTACATAAAAACAATGAATACATTCCCAATCCTGATTGGTATAGAAATATTGAATATATAAAAGAACAAAACAGAGGTTATCACTACTCCGAAGATTTATATGTACCAGGATTTTTTGAAGTTGATATTAAAAAAGGAGAAAGTATAATATTTTCTGCGGGTACGGTCGAAGCCAATCCAAATTCACTTAAGTCTAAATTTACCCGTGAACTTAAAAAACGTGTTCCCAGAATCAGTCTAAAAAACAACTTATTAAATGCTGCTCAGCAATTTATTATACAAAACAAGAAAGAGACAAAGTTAATTGCCGGATATCATTGGTATGAAGCAAGGCTACGTGACACATTGGTTGCGCTGCCGGGATTAACCCTATTTCAAAAAGACAGAACAGACTTTGCTCTCATTCTAAAGTCAGCTATCAATCAAATAAAATCGGAATACCTATCAGGAGATGAGTTTATTGTAAAAGACATTGATGTACCACTATGGCTATTTTGGACCTTTGAAATGTGTGTAGATTATTGTTATGTTGATAATGGATGGGAACAATTTAACAAGACCATTATAGCCATTCTAGAACGTTATAAAAATACCAATAACAACAGCTTTAAAATAATTGATGGCTTAATTTATGCCAAGGTAGAAGATCAACCTTTAACTTGGATGGATGCCATGGTTGATAATAAACCTGTTACCCCTCGTTATGGCATGCCGGTTGAAGTAAATGCGCTTTGGTACAACGCTATTATGTTTGCCGTTGAATTAGCCAAACAAAGTGGTGCAAAAGAATTCGTTGCTGAGTGGGAACCATTTGCTCAGCAAGTTAAAGAATCATTCATTAAATATTTTTGGTTAGAAGAACAAGGATATCTAGCTGATTGTTATGACAATGGAGAACAAGACAAATCTATAAGACCTAATCAACTATTAGCTGCAGCACTTCCTTTTTCTCCTTTAAACTCAGATCAGAGAAAATCAGTAATTGATATTATAAAAAAGGAACTAGTTACACAAAAAGGAATAAGAAGCTTATCACCACAAGACCCAAAATACAAGGGCATTATGGAAGGAACTGTAGCTCAGCGAGATTTAGCACTTCATCAGGGAACAGCATTTCCCTGGTTAATTTCATTTTTTGCTGATGCATATTTATCACTACACAAGCAAGGCGGTATTAACTACATCAAACGCCTTCTTGAAGACTATGAGAAAGAACTTGGAGAACACTGTTTGGGAACGATAGCAGAATCGTATAATGGCAACCCTCCGCACACCGCCAAAGGGGCAGTATCGATGGCATGGAATGTTGCCGGAATATTAAAAGTTATTAAATCTATTGAACCATACTCACTTTAA